In Pseudomonas sp. MTM4, one genomic interval encodes:
- the pyrH gene encoding UMP kinase, which yields MAQQMSARNPRYKRILLKLSGEALMGSEDFGIDPKVLDRMALEVGQLVGIGVEVGLVIGGGNLFRGAALSAAGMDRVTGDHMGMLATVMNSLAMRDALERSNIPALVMSSISMVGVTDHYDRRKAMRHLKSGEVVIFSAGTGNPFFTTDSAACLRAIEIHADVVLKATKVDGVYTADPFKDPNAEKFEQLTYDDVLDRKLGVMDLTAICLCRDHNMPLRVFNMNKPGALLNIVLGGAEGTLIEEQNQ from the coding sequence ATGGCTCAGCAGATGAGTGCACGCAATCCTCGCTATAAACGCATTCTGCTCAAATTAAGCGGCGAAGCCCTGATGGGTTCGGAAGACTTCGGCATTGATCCCAAGGTGCTTGATCGCATGGCCTTGGAAGTCGGGCAATTGGTAGGCATCGGCGTAGAGGTGGGTCTGGTCATCGGCGGCGGCAACCTGTTCCGTGGCGCCGCCCTTTCGGCAGCCGGTATGGATCGGGTAACCGGCGATCACATGGGAATGCTGGCAACGGTGATGAACTCGTTGGCCATGCGCGACGCTCTGGAACGCTCGAACATTCCCGCCTTGGTCATGTCGTCGATTTCCATGGTCGGTGTGACCGATCATTACGATCGTCGCAAGGCGATGCGCCATCTCAAAAGCGGCGAGGTGGTGATCTTCTCGGCCGGCACCGGCAATCCTTTCTTCACCACTGATTCGGCCGCCTGTCTGCGCGCTATCGAGATCCATGCTGATGTCGTGCTCAAGGCTACCAAGGTTGACGGCGTTTACACCGCTGATCCTTTCAAGGATCCGAATGCCGAGAAATTCGAGCAACTGACTTATGATGACGTGCTCGACCGCAAGCTGGGCGTCATGGATCTGACTGCCATCTGCCTATGCCGCGACCACAATATGCCGCTGCGAGTGTTCAACATGAACAAGCCCGGTGCCCTGCTCAATATCGTGCTCGGCGGCGCTGAAGGAACACTGATCGAGGAACAGAACCAATGA
- the uppS gene encoding polyprenyl diphosphate synthase, with translation MEKVRQIAGRNVPRHVAVIMDGNNRWAKRRLLPGVAGHKAGVDAVRAVIEVCAEAGVEVLTLFAFSSENWQRPADEVGALMELFLTALRREARKLNENGISLRVIGDRSRFHPELQTAMLEAEEITAGAGRFVLQVAANYGGQWDILQAAQRMAREAQSGRLDPESVTPALFQSYLATGDMPLPDLCIRTGGERRISNFLLWQLAYAELYFSDLFWPDFKHDAMRAALADFAKRQRRFGKTGDQVETEVRAEC, from the coding sequence ATGGAAAAGGTCAGGCAGATTGCCGGGCGGAATGTACCCCGTCATGTCGCAGTCATCATGGATGGCAACAATCGCTGGGCCAAGCGCCGTCTCTTGCCGGGCGTGGCCGGGCACAAAGCGGGTGTCGATGCGGTGCGAGCCGTCATCGAAGTCTGTGCCGAGGCGGGTGTCGAGGTGCTGACGCTATTCGCCTTCTCCAGCGAGAACTGGCAACGGCCGGCTGATGAGGTTGGTGCGTTGATGGAGCTGTTTCTAACTGCGCTGCGCCGAGAGGCGCGCAAGCTCAATGAGAACGGCATCAGCCTGCGAGTCATCGGTGATCGCTCGCGCTTTCATCCTGAGTTGCAGACCGCAATGCTCGAGGCCGAAGAGATAACGGCTGGTGCCGGCCGTTTCGTTCTTCAGGTCGCAGCCAATTATGGCGGTCAGTGGGACATCCTGCAGGCGGCTCAACGGATGGCTCGTGAAGCACAGAGTGGTCGTCTAGATCCAGAGTCGGTTACTCCGGCGCTTTTCCAGAGCTATCTCGCTACCGGCGATATGCCCCTGCCGGATCTATGCATTCGCACCGGCGGCGAACGACGCATCAGCAATTTTCTGCTGTGGCAGCTGGCATACGCTGAGCTGTATTTCTCCGACCTGTTCTGGCCGGATTTCAAACACGATGCAATGCGCGCCGCTCTGGCCGATTTCGCCAAGCGGCAACGGCGTTTCGGTAAGACCGGCGATCAGGTCGAGACAGAGGTCCGTGCAGAATGTTGA
- the map gene encoding type I methionyl aminopeptidase: protein MTVTIKTPEDIEKMRIAGRLAAEVLEMIGEHVKPGVTTDELDRLCHDHIVNVQQAVPAPLNYKGFPKSICTSINHVVCHGIPNDKPLKDGDILNIDITVIKDGYHGDTSRMFIVGKAPEWAERLCKVTQECLYKGIEIVRPGTRLGDIGEVIQKHAEKNGFSVVREYCGHGIGKVFHEEPQVLHYGRAGTGLELKEGMTFTIEPMINQGRSETRLLGDGWTAITKDRKLSAQWEHTIVVTADGYEIFTLRSDDTIARTSP from the coding sequence ATGACTGTCACCATCAAGACGCCCGAAGATATCGAGAAGATGCGCATTGCTGGGCGGCTCGCCGCCGAGGTGCTCGAGATGATCGGCGAGCACGTCAAGCCGGGCGTCACCACCGACGAGCTGGATCGCCTCTGTCACGACCATATCGTCAACGTGCAGCAGGCCGTACCTGCCCCGCTCAACTACAAGGGCTTCCCTAAGTCGATCTGCACTTCGATCAACCACGTGGTCTGTCATGGGATTCCCAACGACAAGCCTTTGAAGGATGGCGACATTCTCAATATCGACATCACGGTCATCAAGGATGGTTACCACGGCGACACCAGCAGGATGTTCATCGTCGGCAAAGCGCCGGAATGGGCCGAGCGCCTGTGCAAGGTGACTCAAGAGTGCCTCTATAAAGGTATCGAGATCGTCCGTCCCGGCACGCGTCTAGGCGATATTGGCGAAGTGATCCAAAAGCACGCCGAGAAAAATGGATTCTCCGTGGTCCGTGAATACTGTGGTCATGGCATCGGCAAGGTTTTTCACGAGGAACCCCAGGTGCTTCACTATGGCCGCGCGGGAACCGGTCTTGAACTTAAGGAAGGCATGACCTTCACGATCGAGCCAATGATCAATCAAGGCCGTTCGGAAACCCGCCTGCTCGGCGATGGTTGGACAGCCATCACCAAGGACCGCAAGCTGTCCGCTCAATGGGAACACACGATCGTGGTCACCGCTGACGGCTATGAAATTTTCACACTGCGCAGCGATGACACCATAGCTCGCACATCGCCATGA
- the frr gene encoding ribosome recycling factor, with product MINEIKQDAQERMTKTLESLGHAFAKIRTGRAHPSILDSVMVSYYGSDTPLRQVANVVAEDSRTLALTVFDKSMIQAVEKAIMTSDLGLNPATAGTTIRVPMPALTEETRKGYTKQARAEAENARVAVRNIRRDAIAQFKDLLKEKEISEDEDRRAQDDVQKLTDKYVAEIDKALESKESDLMAV from the coding sequence ATGATCAACGAGATCAAGCAAGACGCCCAGGAGCGTATGACGAAGACCCTGGAATCTCTGGGGCATGCATTCGCCAAGATCCGTACCGGCCGTGCTCACCCGAGCATCCTCGATAGCGTGATGGTGTCTTACTACGGCAGCGATACCCCGTTGCGTCAGGTTGCAAACGTGGTTGCCGAAGATTCCCGTACCTTGGCCCTGACCGTTTTCGACAAGAGCATGATTCAGGCCGTTGAGAAGGCCATCATGACCTCTGACCTGGGATTGAATCCCGCTACTGCCGGTACCACTATTCGCGTTCCGATGCCTGCGCTCACCGAGGAGACTCGTAAGGGTTATACCAAGCAGGCGCGTGCCGAAGCCGAGAACGCTCGTGTTGCGGTGCGTAATATCCGTCGCGATGCCATCGCGCAGTTCAAGGATTTGCTGAAAGAAAAGGAAATCAGCGAAGACGAAGATCGGCGGGCTCAGGACGACGTTCAAAAACTGACCGACAAGTATGTTGCGGAAATCGACAAGGCACTTGAAAGCAAGGAAAGCGACCTGATGGCCGTTTGA
- the rpsB gene encoding 30S ribosomal protein S2 yields MTQVTMRDMLKAGVHFGHQTRYWNPKMNKFIFGARNKIHIINLEKTLPMFNDALQFVEKLAAGKNKILFVGTKRSAGKIVREEAARCGSPYVDHRWLGGMLTNYKTIRASIKRLRELEAQSQDGTFDKLTKKEALMRTRDLEKLDRSLGGIKDMGGLPDAMFVVDVDHERIAISEANKLGIPVIGIVDTNSSPEGVDYIIPGNDDAIRAVQLYLGSMADAVLRGRQNGAGGADEFVEEAAPEAAQG; encoded by the coding sequence ATGACTCAAGTCACCATGCGCGACATGCTGAAGGCCGGTGTGCACTTCGGCCACCAGACCCGTTACTGGAACCCGAAAATGAACAAGTTCATCTTCGGTGCGCGCAACAAGATCCATATCATCAACCTCGAAAAAACCCTGCCGATGTTCAACGACGCGCTGCAGTTCGTTGAAAAGCTGGCTGCGGGCAAGAACAAAATTCTGTTTGTCGGCACTAAGCGTTCAGCTGGCAAGATCGTTCGCGAAGAAGCCGCTCGTTGTGGCTCGCCGTATGTCGATCATCGCTGGTTGGGCGGCATGCTGACCAACTACAAGACCATCCGTGCGTCGATCAAGCGCCTGCGCGAGCTGGAAGCCCAGTCCCAGGACGGTACTTTCGACAAGCTGACCAAGAAAGAAGCCCTGATGCGTACCCGTGATCTGGAAAAGCTGGATCGTAGCCTGGGTGGTATCAAGGACATGGGCGGTCTGCCGGACGCGATGTTCGTCGTTGACGTCGATCACGAGCGCATTGCCATTTCCGAAGCCAACAAGCTGGGCATTCCGGTTATCGGTATCGTCGATACCAACAGCAGCCCGGAAGGCGTCGACTACATCATTCCTGGTAATGACGATGCCATCCGTGCCGTGCAACTGTATCTGGGCTCCATGGCAGATGCTGTGCTGCGTGGCCGTCAGAATGGCGCCGGTGGTGCTGACGAGTTCGTCGAAGAAGCCGCCCCCGAGGCCGCTCAAGGCTGA
- a CDS encoding phosphatidate cytidylyltransferase yields the protein MLKQRIITAAILLPIALIGFFLLDGLAFALFIGVVVILGSWEWARLAGFSGQFARIGYALVVALLLVALYRLPSLTPWLLSISVVWWLIATALVLGYPGSQRHWGGRIGSLVIGLLILLPAWQALVVLKQWPQGNWLIVAVMMLVWAADIGAYFSGKTFGRRKLAPQVSPGKSWEGLIGGLVTSLLITLGVGLYQGWSPRALVLALLGAALVVVISVVGDLTESMFKRSSGIKDSSQLLPGHGGVMDRIDSLTAAVPVFTVLLWLAGWGAW from the coding sequence ATGTTGAAACAACGCATCATCACCGCCGCCATCCTGCTGCCAATTGCACTGATCGGCTTCTTTCTCCTCGACGGTCTCGCATTCGCGCTGTTCATTGGTGTGGTGGTGATATTGGGTAGCTGGGAATGGGCGCGTCTGGCGGGGTTTTCCGGTCAGTTTGCGAGAATCGGCTATGCGTTGGTCGTTGCCCTGCTGCTTGTTGCGCTGTACCGGTTGCCATCACTGACTCCTTGGTTACTCTCGATCAGCGTCGTCTGGTGGCTGATCGCAACGGCATTGGTGCTTGGATATCCAGGCAGCCAGCGCCACTGGGGAGGGCGCATTGGCAGTCTAGTGATCGGTTTGTTGATTTTGCTTCCGGCTTGGCAAGCCCTCGTCGTGCTCAAGCAATGGCCGCAAGGAAATTGGCTGATCGTAGCGGTGATGATGCTGGTTTGGGCGGCCGACATCGGTGCCTATTTTTCAGGCAAGACCTTTGGTCGTCGCAAATTGGCGCCTCAGGTTAGCCCGGGTAAGAGCTGGGAAGGCTTGATCGGCGGGCTGGTCACGAGCCTGCTGATCACGCTCGGTGTCGGCCTGTATCAGGGCTGGTCGCCACGGGCGCTGGTATTGGCGCTCCTCGGCGCTGCCCTGGTGGTTGTGATCTCCGTTGTGGGCGATCTGACCGAAAGCATGTTCAAACGTAGCTCCGGCATCAAAGACAGCAGCCAACTGCTGCCCGGACATGGTGGTGTGATGGATCGCATCGACAGTCTGACCGCGGCGGTACCGGTGTTTACCGTTTTGTTGTGGCTTGCTGGCTGGGGTGCTTGGTGA
- the tsf gene encoding translation elongation factor Ts, which yields MAEITAALVKELRERTGQGMMDCKKALTAAGGDIEKAIDDMRAAGAIKAAKKAGNIAAEGSIAVKVADDNKRAVIIEVNSQTDFLALQDDFKNFVSNSVEKAFAEKMVDAAPLIAAQETDREALVAKCGENVNIRRLTTVEADLVGSYLHGHRIGVLVALKGGNVELAKEIAMHVAASNPQFLDPSQVSEEAVAKEKEIFLALNEDKIKGKPAEIVEKMVAGRISKFLAEASLVEQAFVKDPDVKVGELAKKVGAEIVSFVRYEVGEGIERAEVDFAAEVAAQVAATKQ from the coding sequence ATGGCAGAGATCACTGCAGCCCTGGTTAAAGAACTGCGCGAGCGCACTGGCCAAGGCATGATGGATTGCAAAAAGGCACTCACCGCTGCCGGCGGCGACATCGAGAAAGCCATCGACGACATGCGTGCCGCTGGTGCCATCAAGGCCGCCAAGAAGGCGGGCAACATCGCCGCTGAAGGTTCCATTGCGGTCAAAGTCGCCGATGACAACAAGCGTGCCGTAATTATCGAAGTTAACTCGCAGACCGACTTCCTGGCTCTGCAGGACGACTTTAAGAATTTCGTAAGCAACAGCGTCGAGAAGGCCTTCGCCGAGAAGATGGTCGATGCAGCTCCGCTGATTGCCGCTCAGGAAACTGATCGTGAGGCGCTGGTTGCCAAGTGCGGCGAGAACGTCAATATTCGCCGTCTGACCACTGTTGAAGCTGATCTGGTTGGTTCCTATCTGCATGGCCATCGCATCGGCGTTCTGGTAGCCCTGAAGGGTGGTAACGTCGAGTTGGCTAAAGAAATTGCCATGCACGTCGCGGCCAGCAACCCTCAGTTCCTGGATCCGTCGCAGGTTTCCGAAGAGGCCGTTGCGAAGGAAAAGGAAATTTTCCTGGCGCTGAACGAAGATAAGATCAAGGGCAAGCCCGCCGAAATCGTCGAGAAGATGGTTGCCGGTCGCATCAGCAAGTTCCTTGCTGAAGCCAGTCTGGTCGAGCAGGCCTTTGTCAAAGATCCTGACGTCAAGGTTGGCGAGCTGGCGAAGAAAGTCGGTGCAGAGATCGTTTCCTTCGTCCGTTACGAAGTGGGCGAAGGCATCGAGCGTGCTGAAGTCGACTTCGCTGCTGAAGTTGCGGCTCAGGTAGCTGCCACTAAGCAATAA
- the ispC gene encoding 1-deoxy-D-xylulose-5-phosphate reductoisomerase encodes MSRPLQVTVLGATGSIGLSTLDVISRHPERYRAFALTAFSRVAELRELCRIHLPRYAVVADSDKRRELQSQLDSDGVKTRVLVGEGGLSEVAAHPEVDVVMAAIVGAAGLRPTLAAVQASKRVLLANKEALVMSGALFMQALRDSEAVLLPIDSEHNAIFQCLPGNYSQGLSSVGVRRILLTASGGPFRQLPLEQLSAVTAEQACAHPNWSMGRKISVDSASMMNKGLELIEACWLFDARPEQVEVIIHPQSVIHSMVDYVDGSVLAQLGNPDMRTPIAHALAWPERIDSGVSALDLLQTGSLNFEAPDLQRFPCLRIARQAAQDGGTAPAMLNAANEVAVDAFLEGRIRFTEIASIIEAVLDQEASVPARCLADVLAADAQARTLASRWLHNRDR; translated from the coding sequence GTGAGTCGACCCTTGCAGGTAACGGTGCTGGGGGCGACCGGTTCGATCGGCTTGAGCACGCTGGACGTCATCTCTCGTCATCCGGAGCGCTACAGGGCGTTCGCATTGACTGCGTTCAGCCGTGTCGCTGAACTGCGCGAGCTGTGCCGCATACATCTTCCACGTTATGCCGTGGTGGCTGACAGCGACAAAAGGCGCGAGCTGCAGAGTCAGCTCGACAGCGACGGTGTAAAGACTCGCGTGCTGGTCGGCGAGGGCGGGCTGAGCGAGGTTGCGGCGCATCCCGAGGTTGATGTGGTGATGGCCGCTATTGTCGGTGCGGCTGGCTTGCGTCCCACGCTCGCAGCCGTGCAGGCCAGCAAGCGCGTGCTGTTGGCGAACAAGGAGGCGCTGGTAATGTCCGGCGCGCTGTTCATGCAGGCGCTTCGGGACAGTGAGGCCGTTTTGCTGCCAATCGACAGCGAACACAACGCTATCTTCCAATGCCTCCCGGGCAACTATTCGCAAGGGCTCAGCAGCGTCGGGGTGCGGCGGATACTGCTAACCGCGTCCGGAGGACCGTTCCGCCAGCTGCCGCTAGAACAGCTTTCAGCCGTGACCGCCGAGCAGGCATGTGCGCATCCGAACTGGTCCATGGGGCGCAAGATCTCCGTAGATTCGGCAAGCATGATGAACAAGGGGCTCGAGCTCATCGAGGCGTGCTGGCTGTTCGACGCACGTCCTGAGCAGGTCGAAGTGATCATTCACCCGCAAAGCGTCATTCATTCTATGGTCGACTATGTTGACGGCTCTGTGCTGGCGCAGCTCGGTAACCCCGACATGCGTACTCCCATAGCGCACGCGCTGGCCTGGCCGGAGCGAATCGACTCAGGTGTTTCGGCGCTGGACCTGTTGCAGACAGGAAGTCTGAATTTCGAAGCTCCAGATCTGCAGCGGTTCCCGTGCCTTCGCATTGCTCGGCAGGCTGCTCAGGACGGCGGAACGGCGCCGGCCATGCTCAATGCCGCGAACGAGGTGGCGGTGGACGCGTTCCTCGAGGGTCGCATTCGCTTCACTGAAATCGCGAGTATCATCGAGGCCGTACTCGACCAGGAAGCATCGGTTCCGGCTCGCTGCTTGGCAGATGTGCTTGCTGCCGATGCCCAGGCTCGCACATTGGCTTCGCGCTGGTTGCATAATCGAGATCGCTAG
- the rseP gene encoding RIP metalloprotease RseP, translating to MSALYMIIGTLVALGVLVTFHEYGHFWVARRCGVKVLRFSVGFGRPLLRWHDRQGTEFVIAAIPLGGYVKMLDEREGDVPPALLNQTFNRKSVKQRFAIVSAGPLANFLLALVFFWALAMLGTEQIRPVVGAVEAGSLADRAGLMAAHEIVEVNGKATSGWSEVNLQLIRRLGESGSLELLVRDSNSSQSQRLQLELNDWLKGAEEPDPIGSLGIRPWRPEIAPVVAQLDPQGPAQAAGMRLGDRLLSLDGEALNEWQDVIDRVKPLYGQAVQLEIERDGQRLELPLTLAERGEDGSRRGYLGAGVAAGEWPAEMLRNVSYGPLEAVVEGLRRTWTMSVLTLDSLKKMLFGELSVKNLSGPITIAKVAGASAQSGVGDFLNFLAYLSISLGVLNLLPIPVLDGGHLLFYLVEWVRGRPLSDRVQGWGVQIGISLVVGVMLLALVNDLGRL from the coding sequence ATGAGCGCGCTGTACATGATCATCGGCACCCTCGTGGCGCTGGGTGTGCTGGTAACCTTTCACGAGTACGGGCATTTCTGGGTCGCACGTCGTTGCGGCGTCAAAGTTCTGCGTTTTTCGGTAGGCTTCGGTCGTCCACTGTTGCGTTGGCACGATCGCCAGGGTACCGAGTTCGTCATAGCGGCGATTCCGCTCGGCGGCTATGTGAAGATGCTCGATGAACGTGAAGGTGATGTCCCGCCCGCATTGCTGAATCAGACATTCAACCGCAAGTCAGTGAAACAACGCTTCGCCATCGTATCGGCCGGGCCGTTGGCGAACTTCCTCCTTGCGCTGGTGTTTTTCTGGGCGCTGGCAATGCTTGGAACCGAGCAGATTCGACCGGTAGTCGGTGCTGTTGAAGCGGGCAGCCTCGCCGACCGCGCCGGGCTGATGGCCGCGCATGAAATCGTAGAGGTCAACGGCAAAGCTACCTCGGGCTGGTCAGAGGTGAATCTTCAACTGATCAGGCGGCTGGGTGAAAGCGGCTCGCTCGAATTGCTTGTGCGCGATAGTAATAGCAGTCAGTCGCAGCGACTGCAGTTGGAGTTGAACGATTGGCTGAAAGGCGCCGAGGAACCGGACCCGATCGGTTCGCTGGGTATACGTCCCTGGCGTCCGGAAATCGCCCCGGTAGTCGCTCAGCTCGATCCGCAAGGACCTGCTCAAGCGGCCGGCATGCGTCTTGGCGATCGGCTGCTCAGCCTCGATGGTGAGGCGCTTAATGAATGGCAGGACGTTATCGATCGTGTCAAGCCGCTGTACGGTCAGGCTGTTCAGCTCGAAATCGAGCGTGATGGGCAGCGGTTGGAGTTGCCTCTAACGCTAGCCGAGCGGGGTGAAGACGGTAGCCGTCGTGGGTATCTTGGTGCAGGAGTCGCAGCCGGTGAGTGGCCGGCGGAAATGCTGCGAAACGTCAGTTACGGGCCGCTTGAGGCGGTGGTCGAAGGACTCCGGCGGACCTGGACGATGAGCGTTCTGACGCTCGATTCTTTGAAAAAAATGCTCTTCGGGGAGCTCTCGGTAAAAAACTTGAGCGGCCCGATAACCATTGCTAAAGTGGCGGGCGCTTCTGCACAGTCGGGCGTGGGCGACTTTCTGAACTTCCTCGCCTACCTGAGTATTAGCCTTGGGGTACTCAATCTATTGCCTATCCCGGTCCTGGATGGGGGGCATTTGCTCTTCTATCTGGTTGAGTGGGTCCGTGGACGTCCCTTGTCGGACAGGGTCCAGGGCTGGGGAGTACAGATCGGTATCAGCCTGGTTGTTGGGGTGATGCTACTTGCGCTGGTCAACGACCTTGGCCGCCTTTAA
- a CDS encoding [protein-PII] uridylyltransferase has protein sequence MPQVDPELFDRSQFQAELALKASPIAAFKKAIRNAREVLDARFLAGRDIRRLIEDRAWFVDQILRAAWGRFDWSSDAEIALVAVGGYGRGELHPYSDIDLLILLEDNSHEKFRDSIEGLLTLLWDIGLEVGQSVRSVRECAEEARADLTVITNLMESRTIAGPEHLRQNMLKVTSPSEMWPSKEFFLAKRNEQAARHSKYNNTEYNLEPNVKGSPGGLRDIQTILWIARRQFGSLNLNAIVDQGFLTEGEFALLVSGQEFIWRVRYGLHMLAGRAEDRLLFDHQRSLAALLGYKDSDAKLAIERFMQKYYRVVMSISELSDLVGQHFAEVILWEGDSGDAVPLNSRFLVRDGYLEVTDDSVFQRRPFAILEIFVLLAQHPEIQGVRAETIRLLRDHRHLIDDEFRSDIRNTSLFVELFKCKEGIHRNLRRMNRYGILGRYLPEFGHIVGQMQHDLFHIYTVDAHTLNVIKYLRKLSKPGVAEKYPLASKLVERLPKPELIYIAGLYHDIAKGRGGDHSELGAVDAQAFCERHKLPAWDTRLVVWLVENHLVMSTTAQRKDLSDPQVINDFAQLVGDETHLDYLYVLTVADINATNPTLWNSWRASLLRQLYTETKRALKRGLENPLGREEQIRQTQRAALDNLVRNGTDPDDAEQLWSQLGDDYFMRHSSTDVAWHTEAIIEHPSDGGPLVLIKETTQREFEGGTQIFIYAPDQHDFFAVTVAAMDQLNLNIHDARIITSSSQFTLDTYIVLDADGTPIGNDPKRTEEIRQGLIDALRNPDDYLTIIKKRVPRQLKHFAFPPQVTIHNDMQRPQTIIEVIAPDRPGLLARIGQLFQDFDLSVQNAKIATLGERVEDVFFVTNADNQPLSDLKLCVQLQQAMIKQLSQENEHQPSPSSIVI, from the coding sequence ATGCCTCAGGTTGATCCGGAGTTATTCGACCGCAGCCAGTTCCAAGCAGAACTGGCACTCAAGGCCAGCCCCATCGCCGCCTTCAAAAAGGCCATTCGCAATGCGCGAGAAGTGCTTGATGCACGCTTCCTGGCTGGCCGTGATATCCGCCGTCTGATCGAAGACCGTGCATGGTTCGTGGACCAGATCCTCAGGGCCGCCTGGGGCCGCTTCGACTGGAGCAGCGATGCCGAAATCGCACTGGTTGCCGTTGGGGGCTATGGCCGCGGCGAGCTACACCCCTATTCCGATATCGATTTGCTGATCCTGCTCGAAGATAACAGTCACGAGAAATTTCGTGATTCCATCGAAGGCCTTCTGACCCTGCTCTGGGATATCGGGCTCGAGGTCGGCCAGAGCGTGCGCTCGGTCCGGGAGTGCGCCGAAGAGGCACGTGCGGACCTGACGGTTATAACCAATCTCATGGAAAGCCGCACCATCGCCGGCCCCGAGCACCTACGGCAAAACATGCTGAAGGTCACCAGCCCGTCGGAAATGTGGCCGAGCAAGGAATTCTTTCTCGCCAAGCGTAACGAGCAGGCGGCACGCCACTCCAAATACAACAACACCGAGTACAACCTGGAGCCGAACGTCAAAGGCTCACCTGGCGGGTTGCGCGATATTCAGACGATCCTGTGGATCGCACGCCGGCAGTTCGGCAGCCTGAACCTGAATGCGATCGTGGACCAGGGGTTCTTGACCGAAGGTGAATTCGCATTGCTGGTTTCCGGCCAGGAGTTCATCTGGCGTGTCCGTTACGGGCTGCACATGCTGGCTGGCCGCGCGGAGGATCGCCTGCTATTCGACCATCAGCGCAGCCTCGCCGCCCTCCTCGGCTATAAGGATAGCGACGCCAAGCTGGCGATCGAACGCTTCATGCAAAAGTACTACCGCGTGGTCATGAGCATTTCCGAGCTCAGCGATCTGGTGGGGCAGCACTTTGCGGAAGTTATTCTTTGGGAAGGCGACAGCGGTGATGCCGTACCGCTCAATAGCCGCTTTCTGGTACGCGACGGTTATCTCGAAGTAACTGACGACTCGGTGTTTCAACGCAGGCCCTTCGCGATTCTCGAAATCTTCGTACTACTGGCGCAGCACCCTGAAATTCAAGGTGTTCGGGCCGAAACCATTCGTCTGTTGCGTGACCATCGTCACCTCATCGATGACGAGTTCCGCAGCGACATTCGCAACACCAGCCTGTTCGTCGAGCTGTTCAAGTGCAAGGAAGGCATCCACCGCAACCTGCGTCGAATGAACCGCTACGGCATCCTGGGGCGTTATCTGCCCGAGTTCGGCCATATCGTCGGGCAGATGCAACATGACCTGTTCCATATCTATACGGTCGATGCCCACACGCTCAACGTGATCAAATACCTGCGCAAGCTCAGCAAGCCCGGCGTGGCGGAGAAGTACCCGCTGGCCAGCAAGCTGGTCGAGCGTCTGCCCAAGCCTGAACTCATCTACATCGCAGGGCTTTATCACGATATTGCTAAAGGCCGCGGCGGCGACCATTCGGAACTTGGCGCAGTGGACGCCCAGGCATTCTGTGAGCGCCACAAGCTTCCCGCCTGGGATACACGCTTGGTGGTCTGGCTGGTAGAAAACCATCTGGTCATGTCCACCACCGCTCAGCGCAAGGACCTATCAGACCCGCAGGTCATCAATGATTTCGCCCAGCTGGTCGGCGATGAGACCCACCTCGATTACCTGTACGTGTTGACGGTGGCGGACATCAACGCAACCAACCCGACCCTCTGGAATTCCTGGCGCGCCAGTCTGCTGCGCCAGCTATATACCGAAACCAAACGAGCCCTCAAACGTGGCCTGGAAAACCCACTAGGTCGCGAAGAGCAGATTCGCCAGACCCAGCGCGCCGCACTCGACAACCTGGTGCGCAACGGCACCGATCCCGACGACGCAGAACAGCTGTGGTCGCAGCTGGGCGACGATTACTTCATGCGCCACAGCTCCACGGATGTCGCCTGGCATACCGAAGCCATCATCGAGCACCCAAGCGACGGCGGTCCGCTGGTTTTAATCAAGGAAACCACTCAGCGCGAGTTCGAAGGCGGCACGCAGATTTTCATTTACGCACCGGATCAACACGACTTCTTCGCGGTGACCGTAGCGGCTATGGATCAATTGAATCTGAACATTCACGACGCCCGCATCATCACTTCAAGCAGCCAGTTCACCCTGGACACCTACATCGTGCTGGATGCCGATGGCACACCTATCGGCAACGATCCGAAGCGCACCGAAGAAATCCGCCAAGGCCTGATCGATGCGCTGCGCAATCCGGACGATTACCTGACGATCATCAAGAAGCGCGTACCTCGTCAGCTGAAGCATTTTGCATTTCCGCCGCAGGTCACCATCCATAACGATATGCAACGCCCGCAGACTATTATCGAAGTGATTGCGCCCGACCGCCCCGGCCTGCTGGCACGTATCGGCCAGCTGTTCCAGGACTTCGATCTGTCCGTGCAAAACGCCAAGATCGCCACGCTCGGCGAGCGCGTCGAGGACGTGTTCTTCGTCACCAACGCAGACAATCAGCCACTATCGGATCTGAAACTTTGCGTTCAGCTACAACAGGCGATGATCAAGCAGCTGTCCCAGGAAAATGAGCACCAGCCCTCCCCAAGCAGCATCGTCATCTGA